ACGGTGGTGCCGCCGTTTTGGCAAACGTGGTGGTTTAGAAGCCTGGTGGGGCTGGGCGTATTGGCCCTTGTGCTGGGATTCTTCACCGTCCGGATCAGAACCATCAACGCCCAAAGGCAGCAGCTTCAGATGTTGGTCAATGAAAGAACACGGGATTTAGAGATTGCCAAAGAACGGGCCTTGGAAGCCCAACGGGCGGCTGAGGTAGCCAGCCAGGCCAAGAGTCAATTTCTGGCGAATATGAGCCATGAACTACGCACCCCGCTCAACGGTATTTTGGGTTACGCCCAAATTATCAAGCAAGACCCAAACCTGAACCGGCGGCAAAAAGAAGGTTTGAATATCATTCAACAAAGCGGCCAACATCTGTTGACCCTGATCAACGATATTTTAGACTTGGCCAAAATTGAAGCGGGTAAAATAGAACTTCAGCCCACCAACTTTCAATTCACAAACTTTCTGGAAGGCGTGGCCGGCATTGTGCGGATGCGGGCGGAGGAAAAAGATATTTTGTTTGTTTACCAGGCCCAGCCCCCCCTGCCCAACGTGGTTAAAGCCGATGAAAAACAACTGCGCCAGGTTCTGCTCAATTTGCTCGGTAATGCCGTAAAATTTACCGATTCCGGCCAGGTTACTTTCCGCGTGCAGGCCCTTGAGCGGGCCACAGCCGCCAAAGACCAGGAGGCCCAGGCCAGGATTCGTTTTGACATTACCGATACCGGCATTGGCATAGCGCCGAAACAACTGGAAAATATCTTCCAGCCTTTTGAACAGGTCAGCGACATGCAGCATCGCGCTGAGGGAACCGGCCTGGGGTTGGCCATCAGCCAGAGGATAATTGGCGCCATGGGCGGCCAGATACAGGTTGAAAGCAAAATAGGCCAGGGCAGCACCTTTTGGTTTGAGCTAAACCTGATTTTCCGGTCGAGGGAAGCTCCCCTCACCGAAGAAGCGGCCATGCTCCGCGGCGAACTGGTTGCGCCCCCGCAAGAGGAACTGGCGAGCCTATTAAAACTGGCCTTAACAGGCGATCTGGTGGGCCTAGAAAAGCTTGCCGTCCGGCTTGCCGAACGCGAAACAAGCTGGGGACCATTTGCGCAGCGGTTACAACAACTGGCCGCCGATATGGAAGATGAACAGATCATCACCTTCATCAAACAATACATGCCAAAGGACACGTAAATATGGCGTTGAATCACGCAGACCATACCATCCTGATCATTGACGACGACGCGCCCACTTTAAAGGCGCTGGTAAGCTATCTGCAAGGGGCGGGCTTTAAACCCCTGGCCGCCCGTTCCGGGGAAAGGGGGCTGGATGTGGCCCGGCGTAGCCAACCTGATCTTATCCTGCTTGATGTGATGATGCCGGGCCTGGATGGCTTTGAAACCTGCCGCCGCTTAAAAGCAGAGCCAACACTCAAGGATATCCCCATTATTTTTTTGACCGCCCTATCTAACACCGCCGACAAGATTAGGGGGTTTGAGGCAGGGGCGGTAGATTACATCACCAAACCCATCCAAAACCAGGAAGTTTTAGCCAGAATTAGCGCCCACCTGCGGCTGCGCCAATTGACCCGGCGCCTGGAGCAAAAAGTGCAAGAGCAAACCCAAGAGCTGACCATAGCGTTTAAAGAAGCCAGGCAGCTTAACCGGCAGTTACAACAGACCAATGATGAATTGGCCTGCGAGGTTGCCGAACGCAAACAAATCGAGGAGGCGCTGA
This portion of the Anaerolineae bacterium genome encodes:
- a CDS encoding ATPase — translated: TVVPPFWQTWWFRSLVGLGVLALVLGFFTVRIRTINAQRQQLQMLVNERTRDLEIAKERALEAQRAAEVASQAKSQFLANMSHELRTPLNGILGYAQIIKQDPNLNRRQKEGLNIIQQSGQHLLTLINDILDLAKIEAGKIELQPTNFQFTNFLEGVAGIVRMRAEEKDILFVYQAQPPLPNVVKADEKQLRQVLLNLLGNAVKFTDSGQVTFRVQALERATAAKDQEAQARIRFDITDTGIGIAPKQLENIFQPFEQVSDMQHRAEGTGLGLAISQRIIGAMGGQIQVESKIGQGSTFWFELNLIFRSREAPLTEEAAMLRGELVAPPQEELASLLKLALTGDLVGLEKLAVRLAERETSWGPFAQRLQQLAADMEDEQIITFIKQYMPKDT